From the Desulfovibrio sp. TomC genome, one window contains:
- a CDS encoding class I SAM-dependent methyltransferase has translation MPQADDICRRYEGIADWFTATRFAGDPPMESAYLAAVTKALAPGAAVLDLGCGAGEPLAGYFIRAGHPVVGIDGSPAMIARCRERFPAMTWLVGDMRRLSLGRTFGAVLAWDSFFHLGYDNQRAMFAVFAAHTSPGGLLLFTSGPDHGEATGIMDGLAFAHYSLSAAEYEELLTHHGFAVLQHVVEDPDCGGHTVWLAKKEISEILPHTGISA, from the coding sequence ATGCCACAGGCTGACGACATCTGCCGGCGCTATGAGGGCATAGCCGACTGGTTTACAGCCACACGCTTTGCCGGCGACCCGCCTATGGAGTCGGCCTATCTGGCGGCAGTGACCAAGGCTCTGGCCCCCGGGGCAGCGGTTCTTGATCTGGGCTGCGGCGCCGGCGAACCGCTGGCCGGCTATTTCATCCGGGCCGGGCATCCGGTCGTCGGCATAGACGGTTCACCGGCCATGATCGCCCGGTGCCGGGAGCGGTTCCCGGCCATGACCTGGCTAGTCGGCGACATGCGCCGCCTGTCCCTTGGCCGGACCTTTGGCGCGGTCCTGGCCTGGGACAGTTTTTTTCACCTCGGCTACGACAACCAGCGGGCCATGTTTGCGGTCTTTGCCGCCCACACAAGCCCGGGCGGCCTGCTCCTTTTCACCAGCGGCCCCGACCACGGCGAAGCGACCGGGATCATGGACGGACTGGCCTTTGCCCACTACAGCCTGTCCGCCGCCGAATACGAGGAGCTTCTGACGCACCACGGCTTTGCCGTGCTGCAACATGTGGTCGAGGACCCGGATTGCGGCGGGCATACGGTCTGGCTGGCCAAGAAGGAAATTTCCGAAATTCTGCCGCACACCGGCATTTCGGCCTGA
- a CDS encoding Crp/Fnr family transcriptional regulator, with product MDWHLLKGGFFDGLEREFAAFRQLAVQRRIKKNEIVFFENDRCDRSFYLDSGSIKIFRVSLHGKEPTFFIRSPGEMFGLAEVVGGERRKCSAQALTDCVLLEIDRDRFLEIMLDEPLLARRVIGVLGSRIRYLSEQLENVMTCGVPTRLLKLLLCLSHDEIAQARGGPVDVPVRLTQGQIAAMTGSCQQTVSETLAAFEQRGLIAVSRQRIRLLDPDAIVDALSEWSC from the coding sequence ATGGACTGGCATCTCCTCAAGGGCGGTTTTTTCGACGGACTGGAACGGGAATTTGCGGCCTTTCGCCAGCTCGCCGTGCAGCGGCGGATCAAAAAAAACGAGATCGTTTTTTTTGAAAATGATCGGTGCGACCGTTCATTTTACCTCGACAGCGGCTCCATCAAGATTTTTCGGGTCTCCCTGCACGGCAAGGAACCCACGTTTTTCATTCGCTCACCCGGGGAAATGTTCGGTCTGGCCGAGGTGGTCGGGGGCGAGCGGCGTAAGTGTTCGGCCCAGGCCCTGACCGACTGTGTGCTGCTGGAGATCGACCGCGACCGCTTCCTGGAGATTATGCTGGATGAACCGTTGCTCGCCCGTCGGGTCATCGGCGTCCTGGGCAGCCGTATCCGCTATTTGAGTGAACAACTCGAAAATGTGATGACCTGCGGCGTGCCCACCCGGCTGCTCAAACTGCTGCTTTGCCTGTCCCACGACGAAATCGCCCAGGCCAGGGGCGGACCGGTCGATGTCCCGGTGCGCCTGACCCAGGGCCAGATCGCCGCCATGACCGGGTCCTGCCAGCAGACCGTCAGCGAGACCCTGGCCGCCTTTGAGCAGCGCGGCCTTATCGCCGTGTCGCGCCAGCGCATCCGCCTGCTTGATCCCGACGCCATTGTCGACGCCCTGTCCGAATGGTCCTGCTGA
- a CDS encoding 4Fe-4S binding protein translates to MPPIIDHKKCNGCQGREESFCEEACPGDLLYVGADGKSHCHAARDCWDCMSCVKMCPRNAIETRIPYQLGYHKARLMPIMGKNNITWKCTDIHGETITYKYRNRLEVADEQGGSS, encoded by the coding sequence ATGCCGCCGATTATCGACCACAAAAAATGCAACGGCTGCCAGGGACGCGAGGAATCGTTTTGCGAAGAGGCCTGTCCGGGCGATCTCCTCTATGTTGGGGCTGACGGGAAATCCCACTGTCATGCCGCCCGTGATTGCTGGGACTGCATGTCCTGCGTCAAGATGTGCCCGCGAAACGCCATCGAAACGCGCATTCCCTATCAGCTCGGCTATCACAAAGCCCGGTTGATGCCGATCATGGGAAAAAACAACATCACCTGGAAATGCACGGACATCCACGGCGAGACGATCACTTACAAGTATCGCAATCGTCTGGAGGTTGCCGACGAGCAGGGCGGTTCGTCATAG
- a CDS encoding adenylyl-sulfate reductase subunit alpha: MPHMADNPLTLDAVETVHVTCDVLIIGGGNAGCFSAVEAAKLDPNLKVVIMEKAHIMRSGACSAGMDAINTYIPDGKTPEDLVRWCRSQVGGGPIREDLALSNARELNESVDDLERWGLPILRDAEGKIRYRGAWDISIHGEQLKPIMAEKAIEAGAVVYNRVACTQLLMDGERCVGALGFGVRDGKFYVFHAKATINATGGAAGLYKSYTADATDSHHQIWMCPYCVGTGYAVGIRQGAEMTSMEQRWVATRTKDFCGPVDTISVGYKAPIINAKGERIMQTRYAHLGGDKAPRYIRANAPMEEWLAGRGPTYCDTRGMEPELAKQMMTDYLNERPSFVLFLASRGQDPVKEPIEIYGSDPYIVGGHTQSGFWVGLDRMTTVPGLFAAGETAGGNPNKFVGGCAAEGKLALRGAMAYMQGLALPEPDMAQIEAEKARVYGPLLHDVDFDGLRAIEMEERLQRLMDEYAGGTSQFYRTNEERLDYALKHLAMLRSQTVYLKAENLHDLMSVHEVIDRIDVAEVLCHHLKFRKETRWQGWQTRSDYPEIDPAYDCHVESRRDMATGAIETFTRPYEQIVSGDRYKP, encoded by the coding sequence ATGCCGCATATGGCAGACAATCCCCTGACCCTGGACGCCGTCGAAACCGTGCATGTGACCTGCGACGTGCTCATTATCGGCGGCGGCAACGCCGGCTGCTTCTCGGCGGTAGAAGCGGCCAAGCTCGATCCGAACCTCAAAGTGGTCATCATGGAAAAGGCCCACATCATGCGGTCCGGAGCCTGCTCGGCCGGCATGGACGCCATCAACACCTACATCCCGGACGGCAAAACCCCGGAGGATCTGGTCCGTTGGTGCCGCTCCCAAGTCGGCGGCGGCCCCATCCGCGAGGATCTGGCCCTGTCCAATGCCCGGGAACTCAACGAATCCGTGGACGATCTGGAGCGTTGGGGCCTGCCCATCCTGCGCGACGCCGAAGGCAAGATCCGTTATCGCGGAGCCTGGGACATCTCGATTCACGGCGAGCAGCTTAAACCGATTATGGCCGAAAAAGCCATCGAAGCCGGTGCGGTGGTTTACAACCGGGTGGCCTGCACCCAGTTACTCATGGACGGGGAGCGCTGCGTTGGCGCGTTGGGCTTTGGCGTGCGCGACGGCAAGTTCTACGTATTTCACGCCAAGGCCACCATCAACGCCACCGGCGGTGCGGCTGGCCTGTATAAAAGCTACACCGCCGACGCCACCGACAGCCATCATCAGATCTGGATGTGTCCTTACTGCGTGGGTACCGGCTATGCCGTGGGCATCCGCCAGGGTGCGGAAATGACCTCCATGGAGCAGCGCTGGGTCGCCACCCGGACCAAGGACTTCTGCGGTCCGGTGGACACCATCTCAGTCGGCTACAAGGCCCCGATCATCAATGCCAAGGGCGAGCGCATCATGCAGACCCGCTACGCCCACCTCGGCGGCGACAAGGCCCCGCGCTACATCCGGGCCAACGCGCCCATGGAGGAATGGTTGGCCGGCCGCGGTCCCACCTATTGCGACACCCGGGGCATGGAACCGGAGTTGGCCAAGCAGATGATGACGGATTACTTGAATGAACGTCCGAGCTTCGTGCTCTTTTTGGCCAGCCGGGGCCAGGACCCGGTCAAGGAACCGATTGAGATCTACGGGTCGGACCCCTACATCGTCGGCGGCCACACCCAGTCCGGCTTTTGGGTGGGCCTTGACCGCATGACCACCGTCCCTGGCCTTTTTGCCGCCGGCGAGACGGCCGGGGGCAATCCCAACAAGTTCGTCGGCGGCTGTGCGGCCGAGGGCAAGTTGGCCCTTCGCGGCGCCATGGCCTACATGCAGGGTTTGGCGTTGCCCGAACCAGATATGGCCCAGATCGAGGCGGAAAAGGCGCGCGTCTACGGGCCGCTGTTGCACGACGTCGACTTTGACGGCCTGCGCGCCATCGAAATGGAAGAACGCCTGCAACGGCTCATGGACGAATACGCCGGCGGCACCAGCCAGTTTTACCGCACCAACGAAGAGCGCCTGGACTACGCCCTCAAGCACCTGGCCATGCTGCGGTCCCAGACGGTCTATCTCAAGGCCGAGAACCTGCACGATCTGATGAGCGTGCATGAGGTCATCGACCGGATCGATGTGGCCGAAGTGCTGTGCCATCATCTCAAGTTCCGCAAGGAGACCCGCTGGCAGGGCTGGCAGACACGGTCGGATTATCCCGAGATCGATCCGGCCTACGACTGCCATGTGGAAAGCCGCCGGGACATGGCCACCGGAGCCATCGAAACATTCACCCGGCCCTACGAGCAGATCGTGTCGGGCGACCGGTACAAGCCGTAA
- a CDS encoding SLC13 family permease, translating to MANGAAATVNECRGGFGTYVSENLTLCGQNPRIAWTGYVAAWALFFIINFALPLPEGLKSEGLSVLAILAWACVMWVTEAMPVGITGISIPTLLILTRALPWNNGNPPMGQVFSGFTTHEVWLCLFAFFAGALIQLLGMDKRIALAILDKLKASSVGRIIWGMFWVNVVLAFLIPAANARAATVMPVVQGITKLLGDTPREREAKKAIVIQSMVYASMISGIFILTGHMPNLIMTGLFEKSGFKNLGYFSWMILHVPYVLMFALTQWWVRFHFKTAGVVIAGGHEQIHKQHAALGPMTRPEKAMLAVFGLVGVLFMTGKGSPLSLHQYQLGVVGLVGIMILFIPGLFPFKWKAVQDRTIWGTFLLLGGAITMTDAMSKSGLAGWMAEHIHVLVQGMGWWQTLLVMMLGTQVLRVGMLSNVAAVAMLAPIVFAMGPKLGLHPVAFTLLICNVDTFAYLLPTQITAAVIAYGTGTFSTADYARSGWVCILLAIAFGICVMAPWYALMGLPVWNPAAPWPY from the coding sequence ATGGCCAATGGGGCTGCTGCGACCGTCAACGAATGCCGGGGAGGGTTTGGAACCTACGTCTCCGAAAACCTGACCCTGTGCGGGCAAAACCCACGGATCGCCTGGACCGGATACGTGGCTGCCTGGGCGCTGTTTTTCATTATCAACTTTGCGTTGCCCCTGCCGGAGGGCCTTAAGAGCGAAGGCCTGTCCGTGCTGGCCATCCTGGCCTGGGCCTGCGTCATGTGGGTCACCGAGGCCATGCCGGTCGGCATCACCGGCATTTCCATTCCAACGCTCCTGATCCTCACCCGGGCTCTTCCCTGGAACAACGGCAATCCACCCATGGGGCAGGTGTTTTCCGGTTTCACCACCCACGAGGTCTGGCTGTGCCTGTTCGCCTTTTTCGCTGGCGCGCTGATCCAGCTCCTGGGCATGGACAAGCGCATCGCCCTGGCCATTCTCGACAAGCTCAAGGCGTCGAGTGTGGGCCGCATCATCTGGGGTATGTTCTGGGTCAACGTGGTGCTGGCCTTTCTTATCCCGGCGGCCAACGCCCGAGCGGCCACGGTCATGCCGGTGGTGCAGGGCATCACCAAGCTCCTTGGCGACACGCCCCGGGAACGCGAGGCCAAAAAGGCCATCGTTATCCAGTCCATGGTCTACGCCAGCATGATTTCGGGCATCTTCATCCTTACCGGACACATGCCAAACCTCATCATGACCGGCCTTTTCGAGAAAAGCGGCTTTAAAAACCTTGGCTATTTCAGCTGGATGATTCTCCACGTTCCCTATGTCCTCATGTTCGCCCTGACCCAGTGGTGGGTGCGTTTCCATTTTAAGACAGCAGGCGTGGTCATTGCCGGCGGTCATGAACAGATCCACAAACAACACGCCGCCCTTGGTCCCATGACCCGGCCGGAAAAAGCCATGCTGGCCGTCTTTGGTCTGGTGGGCGTCCTTTTCATGACCGGCAAGGGCAGTCCCCTGAGCCTGCACCAGTACCAGCTTGGCGTGGTCGGGCTGGTCGGCATCATGATCCTTTTTATTCCGGGGCTTTTCCCCTTCAAGTGGAAGGCCGTGCAGGACCGCACCATCTGGGGCACCTTCCTGCTCCTTGGCGGAGCCATCACCATGACCGACGCCATGTCCAAGTCCGGTCTGGCCGGCTGGATGGCCGAGCATATCCATGTGCTGGTGCAGGGCATGGGCTGGTGGCAAACACTGCTCGTCATGATGCTCGGCACCCAGGTGCTGCGGGTGGGGATGCTCTCCAACGTGGCGGCCGTGGCCATGTTGGCTCCCATTGTCTTCGCCATGGGTCCCAAATTGGGACTTCACCCCGTGGCCTTCACGCTGCTCATCTGCAACGTGGACACGTTCGCTTATCTGCTGCCCACCCAGATTACGGCCGCCGTCATCGCCTACGGCACCGGCACCTTCAGCACGGCCGACTACGCCCGTTCGGGCTGGGTGTGCATCCTGCTGGCCATTGCCTTTGGCATCTGCGTCATGGCCCCTTGGTATGCCCTGATGGGGCTGCCGGTCTGGAATCCGGCCGCGCCCTGGCCCTATTGA
- a CDS encoding YaiI/YqxD family protein, giving the protein MHIYADADALPGPIKEILCRAAVRLGLRLTLVANKTLQIPASPLIAAIRVGQGFDVVDAAIVKLVSPGDLVITADIPLAALVIEKDGHALNPRGELYTKDNIQGRLAMRNLLYELRSSGVTTGGPPPFHNRDKEAFANQLDIFLTRHANQ; this is encoded by the coding sequence ATGCACATCTATGCCGATGCCGACGCCTTGCCCGGCCCCATCAAGGAAATCCTCTGCCGCGCCGCTGTTCGCCTGGGTCTCCGGTTGACGCTGGTGGCCAACAAGACCCTGCAGATCCCCGCTTCGCCGCTGATCGCCGCCATCCGGGTGGGCCAGGGGTTCGACGTGGTGGATGCGGCCATCGTGAAGCTCGTTTCGCCCGGCGATCTGGTCATCACAGCCGATATTCCCCTGGCCGCCCTGGTCATCGAAAAGGACGGCCATGCCCTCAACCCCCGGGGGGAACTCTATACCAAGGACAATATCCAGGGCCGTCTGGCCATGCGCAACCTGCTCTACGAACTGCGAAGCAGCGGCGTGACGACCGGCGGCCCTCCGCCATTTCACAACCGGGACAAAGAGGCCTTTGCCAACCAGCTCGACATCTTCCTGACCCGACACGCCAACCAGTAA
- a CDS encoding DMT family transporter encodes MNTKLRGSLAALAATMLWAGNFVVARGIAHDIPPIQLNFWRWALAFLCILPLALPKLRTDLPVIRRHWRYLTAMAFVGVAALNACVYKAGQTTESLNMALLVPSAPVVIIILSRIVYGEPITPRRLVGVFVVLLGVVELVSRGDWQHIASLKFMAGDLWALAGAICFGVYSLFIRKRPAAISIEGFNAAMFGLGLVLLLPAVLCEVAVLPKPVWNSHVVLGVLYAGIGCSFAAYLLWTKAIASIGPVLAGIVYYSLPLFTAIESLLLLGERISLSHLIGGGLIVFGIMLATLDLRFLSLRPQGKD; translated from the coding sequence GTGAATACAAAACTTCGCGGCTCCCTCGCCGCCCTGGCCGCCACCATGCTCTGGGCTGGCAATTTCGTCGTGGCCCGCGGGATTGCACATGATATCCCGCCCATTCAGTTAAATTTCTGGCGCTGGGCGCTGGCCTTCCTGTGCATCCTGCCCCTGGCCCTGCCGAAACTGCGGACCGATTTGCCGGTCATCCGCCGGCATTGGCGCTATCTGACGGCCATGGCCTTTGTCGGCGTCGCGGCGCTCAACGCCTGTGTCTACAAAGCCGGCCAGACCACGGAAAGTCTCAACATGGCGCTTTTGGTGCCGAGCGCTCCGGTCGTCATCATTATCCTGTCACGCATCGTGTACGGCGAACCCATCACCCCGCGACGCCTTGTGGGCGTGTTTGTCGTTCTCCTTGGCGTCGTGGAACTTGTTTCCCGTGGCGACTGGCAACACATTGCCTCCCTCAAGTTCATGGCCGGGGATTTGTGGGCTTTGGCCGGAGCAATCTGCTTTGGCGTCTATTCGCTCTTCATTCGAAAGCGTCCGGCCGCCATTTCCATTGAAGGATTCAACGCTGCGATGTTCGGTCTGGGCCTTGTGCTGTTGCTTCCGGCAGTGCTTTGTGAAGTCGCCGTCCTGCCAAAGCCGGTCTGGAACAGCCACGTTGTGCTCGGCGTCCTCTATGCAGGCATTGGCTGCTCCTTTGCCGCATACCTGCTCTGGACAAAGGCCATCGCCTCCATCGGCCCTGTTTTAGCCGGAATCGTCTACTATTCCCTGCCGCTTTTTACGGCTATCGAGTCCTTGCTGCTCCTTGGCGAGCGCATTTCCCTGTCCCACCTTATCGGCGGCGGCCTCATCGTGTTCGGGATCATGCTGGCAACCCTGGACCTGCGTTTCCTCTCCCTGCGCCCGCAGGGGAAAGACTGA
- the thiD gene encoding bifunctional hydroxymethylpyrimidine kinase/phosphomethylpyrimidine kinase — MAYPCALTIAGSDCGGGAGIQADLKTFMMQGCYGLSVITALTAQNTRAVTAIEAPTPGFVAEQLRVVRTDFPIRAAKTGMLFSGAIIAAVADGLADKDFPLVVDPVCVAQSGARLLESEAVDALKTRMFPLADLITPNRHEAELLAGMAIVSREDADTVIRRLLALGAQAVLLKGGHFASGEAIEAGFVADRLVLADGRGWELVRPYVDTHNTHGTGCTLSAAITAHLALGKALPEAVEAARDYLQLALETAWDLGHGDGPVNHLAPYARLGGQA, encoded by the coding sequence ATGGCATATCCCTGCGCCCTGACCATTGCCGGATCTGATTGCGGCGGCGGAGCCGGCATCCAGGCCGATCTCAAAACGTTTATGATGCAGGGCTGTTATGGCCTGTCCGTCATTACCGCCCTGACCGCCCAGAATACGCGCGCCGTGACAGCCATTGAGGCCCCGACTCCGGGATTTGTGGCCGAACAGCTACGTGTCGTTCGAACCGATTTTCCTATCCGGGCCGCCAAGACCGGGATGCTCTTTTCCGGGGCCATCATAGCCGCTGTGGCCGACGGACTGGCGGACAAGGACTTCCCGCTGGTGGTCGACCCGGTGTGTGTGGCCCAATCCGGGGCGCGCCTGCTAGAGTCTGAGGCTGTAGACGCGCTCAAAACCCGGATGTTCCCCTTGGCGGATTTGATAACGCCCAACCGGCACGAAGCCGAGTTGCTGGCCGGCATGGCGATTGTCAGCCGTGAGGACGCCGACACGGTCATTCGTCGCTTGCTGGCTCTGGGCGCGCAAGCGGTGTTGCTCAAGGGGGGGCATTTTGCCTCTGGCGAGGCTATCGAAGCCGGGTTTGTGGCGGATCGTCTGGTATTGGCCGATGGCCGGGGATGGGAACTGGTCCGACCCTATGTGGATACGCACAACACCCACGGGACGGGCTGTACGTTGTCTGCGGCCATTACCGCCCACTTGGCTCTGGGCAAGGCCTTGCCGGAAGCGGTGGAAGCGGCTCGGGACTATTTGCAATTGGCGCTGGAAACAGCCTGGGATCTTGGCCATGGCGACGGGCCAGTCAATCATCTGGCTCCATACGCGCGACTGGGGGGTCAAGCCTAG
- a CDS encoding lysylphosphatidylglycerol synthase transmembrane domain-containing protein, which produces MLVKKAASLLVRLVLVGACLVYAFWGLDFGDLWDTLLRYDHMALFWTTVFSFLGYGVMALRLDFLSGFKAGPWTCFKAFLMSMAVNNIVPAKLGELAKAFYLRRECKFSLSRSISMVFWERFFDLNAILAMGMVVAFYFDLKMAFVPLGAAVGGIWVGLWVVRRYPDFVGRIIEKIPSERLAEFLAELKLQVLHGVTPGFMAVLGLYTLVCWILYAGSTFLVLLWVAGLPLTYGHAAAVFVISSFGMAMPSSPGALGVFEAAVVFSLGLFGVDRAQALAAGLVLHMVQFIPVTVAGLLILAKSGLKLSKIRESEDALDS; this is translated from the coding sequence ATGCTTGTAAAAAAAGCCGCCAGTCTGCTTGTTCGTCTGGTTCTGGTCGGGGCCTGTCTGGTCTACGCCTTTTGGGGACTTGATTTCGGTGATTTGTGGGACACGCTTTTGCGCTACGACCACATGGCGCTGTTTTGGACCACGGTTTTTTCCTTTCTCGGCTATGGGGTCATGGCCCTGCGCCTGGATTTCCTCTCGGGTTTTAAAGCCGGCCCCTGGACCTGCTTTAAGGCTTTTTTGATGTCCATGGCCGTCAACAACATCGTGCCGGCCAAGCTCGGCGAACTGGCCAAGGCCTTTTACTTGCGTCGGGAGTGCAAATTTTCCCTGTCGCGCAGTATTTCCATGGTCTTTTGGGAGCGCTTTTTCGATCTCAACGCCATCCTGGCCATGGGTATGGTCGTGGCGTTTTATTTTGATCTCAAGATGGCCTTTGTTCCCCTTGGCGCAGCTGTCGGCGGCATATGGGTCGGCTTGTGGGTGGTGCGCCGCTATCCGGATTTCGTCGGCCGCATCATTGAAAAAATACCGTCCGAGCGGTTGGCCGAATTTCTGGCCGAACTCAAATTGCAGGTGCTCCACGGTGTCACGCCGGGCTTTATGGCGGTCCTTGGCCTGTATACGCTCGTGTGCTGGATTCTCTACGCTGGCTCCACCTTCCTGGTCCTTTTGTGGGTGGCCGGGCTGCCGCTGACCTATGGCCATGCGGCGGCCGTGTTCGTCATCTCGTCATTTGGCATGGCCATGCCCTCGTCGCCGGGAGCCCTTGGCGTGTTTGAAGCGGCAGTGGTCTTTTCGCTGGGCCTTTTCGGCGTCGACCGGGCGCAGGCCTTGGCTGCCGGACTCGTTCTCCATATGGTGCAGTTTATTCCGGTGACCGTAGCCGGGCTCCTGATCCTGGCGAAGAGCGGACTCAAGCTCAGCAAAATCCGTGAGAGCGAGGACGCACTGGATTCGTAA
- the recD2 gene encoding SF1B family DNA helicase RecD2: MAIELTVEVQTVTFFNEENGFLIARVSSKDEPGAFSVVGPVQRVTPGEVLRVSGSWSTHPKYGRQFQVETAERVMPATINGIRRYLASGQIKGVGGVLATRLVDAFGEQVLEILDSEPEKLLAVEGVGKKKLKEIKASWDAQNEIRSLMLFLQTHEIATTHAAKIQRLYGNAAEARIRANPYELAYEIRGIAFKTADAMALRLGFAPDSPERIQAALAYVLFTMGEQGHLFVPKDILFEKTAAMVGDVAPERLEEGLGSLETLKRVKVEDLPAQGIKSAVYLRHFYALEVEIARRIQELANHPGAELRGKVEKLLPALESEARIQLSPEQRQAVVDACANKVFVITGGPGTGKTTITRMVVAALDKLSLKVKLAAPTGRAAKRLSEATGQPAATLHRLLQSAPDGSFALCEDNKLKTDALLVDEVSMLDARLCGHMLRALPFTSRLILVGDADQLPSVGPGNVLEDILDSASVGSARLTHIFRQARESMIVVNAHRVNNGQFPLAAEKKPPDADFFWVEQDDPTAVRDLITALVGERIPEVYGLDPMRDVQVLSPMHKGEAGTQSLNEALRARLNPTGPEVVRGNLRFRLHDRVLQTKNNYEKDVFNGDLGHIVEADPEEGELLVSFDGRSVPYDRSELDELAPAYAVSIHKSQGSEYPAVVVPILTQHYVMLRRNLIYTALTRARRLAVLVGSRRALMLGLKNAGGDRRYTHLNYRLRELFNV, encoded by the coding sequence ATGGCAATCGAACTTACGGTGGAGGTCCAGACCGTCACCTTTTTTAACGAGGAAAACGGCTTCCTCATCGCCCGTGTCAGCTCCAAGGACGAACCGGGCGCTTTTTCCGTGGTCGGGCCGGTGCAGCGGGTCACCCCGGGCGAGGTGTTGCGGGTCTCCGGCTCCTGGTCCACCCATCCCAAGTACGGTCGTCAGTTTCAGGTCGAAACGGCCGAGCGGGTAATGCCGGCCACGATCAACGGCATCCGCCGCTATCTGGCCTCGGGCCAGATCAAGGGTGTTGGCGGGGTTTTGGCCACACGTCTGGTGGACGCCTTTGGCGAGCAGGTGCTGGAGATTCTCGACAGCGAACCGGAAAAACTGCTGGCAGTGGAAGGTGTCGGGAAAAAGAAGCTCAAGGAAATCAAGGCCTCCTGGGACGCCCAGAACGAGATCCGGTCGCTCATGCTCTTTTTGCAGACCCACGAAATCGCCACCACCCACGCCGCCAAGATTCAGCGTCTCTACGGCAACGCAGCCGAGGCCCGCATCCGGGCCAACCCCTACGAACTGGCCTACGAGATCCGGGGCATTGCCTTCAAGACCGCCGACGCCATGGCCCTTCGCCTGGGCTTTGCCCCGGACAGCCCCGAGCGCATCCAGGCCGCCCTGGCCTATGTGCTCTTTACTATGGGCGAGCAGGGCCATCTGTTTGTCCCCAAGGACATCCTTTTCGAAAAGACCGCGGCCATGGTCGGGGACGTGGCGCCGGAACGCCTGGAAGAGGGGCTTGGCAGCCTTGAGACCTTAAAGCGGGTCAAGGTCGAGGATCTGCCGGCCCAGGGCATCAAATCCGCCGTCTATCTGCGCCATTTTTACGCCCTGGAAGTGGAGATCGCCCGGCGCATCCAGGAACTGGCCAACCATCCCGGGGCCGAACTGCGGGGCAAGGTTGAAAAGCTCCTGCCGGCGCTTGAATCCGAGGCCCGCATCCAGCTTTCCCCGGAGCAGCGCCAGGCCGTGGTCGATGCCTGCGCCAACAAGGTCTTTGTCATCACCGGCGGCCCCGGCACCGGCAAGACCACCATCACCCGCATGGTGGTGGCCGCTCTTGACAAGCTGTCGTTAAAAGTAAAACTTGCCGCCCCAACGGGCCGGGCGGCCAAACGACTCTCCGAAGCCACCGGGCAACCGGCCGCCACCCTGCACCGTCTGCTGCAGTCCGCGCCTGACGGCTCCTTTGCCCTGTGCGAGGACAACAAGCTTAAAACCGACGCGCTGCTGGTTGATGAGGTCAGCATGCTCGACGCCCGGCTTTGCGGCCATATGCTGCGGGCCTTGCCCTTTACGTCGCGCCTCATCCTCGTCGGCGATGCCGACCAACTGCCCTCTGTCGGTCCGGGCAATGTCCTGGAAGACATCCTGGACAGCGCCAGCGTCGGCAGTGCCCGGCTGACGCATATTTTCCGCCAGGCTCGGGAAAGCATGATCGTGGTCAATGCCCACCGGGTCAATAATGGCCAGTTCCCCCTGGCGGCCGAAAAAAAACCGCCTGACGCGGATTTTTTCTGGGTGGAGCAGGATGATCCAACCGCTGTGCGCGACCTGATCACCGCTCTGGTCGGGGAGCGCATTCCCGAAGTCTACGGACTCGACCCGATGCGGGATGTGCAGGTGCTTTCGCCCATGCACAAGGGCGAGGCCGGTACGCAATCCCTGAACGAGGCCCTGCGGGCGCGGCTTAATCCCACGGGACCGGAAGTCGTGCGCGGCAATCTGCGTTTTCGTCTGCATGACCGGGTGCTGCAGACCAAAAATAATTACGAGAAGGACGTGTTTAACGGCGATCTGGGGCACATTGTCGAGGCGGACCCCGAGGAAGGGGAGCTGCTTGTGTCCTTTGACGGCCGCAGTGTCCCCTATGACCGCTCTGAACTCGATGAGCTGGCTCCGGCCTATGCCGTAAGCATCCACAAGTCCCAGGGCAGTGAATACCCGGCGGTGGTGGTCCCTATTTTGACACAGCATTACGTCATGTTGCGCCGCAACCTCATTTATACCGCCCTGACCCGGGCCAGACGTCTGGCCGTGCTGGTCGGCAGCCGGCGAGCGCTTATGCTCGGGCTTAAAAATGCCGGCGGCGACCGGCGCTACACCCATCTCAACTACCGCCTGCGTGAGCTTTTCAATGTTTGA